A window of the Pogona vitticeps strain Pit_001003342236 chromosome 4, PviZW2.1, whole genome shotgun sequence genome harbors these coding sequences:
- the LOC140706517 gene encoding delayed-rectifier potassium channel regulatory subunit KCNS1 isoform X1, with protein MVNKTLNYWDPNFEDDVININVGGLRRRLSSSALSKFPDTRLGRLLSCDSEESILQLCDDYDVSAREFYFDRNPGFFLYVLHFYQTGKLHVMEELCVFSFCQEIEYWGINEFFLDSCCSYRYHERKLESRHHNWDEESEVSSVDTSPDEILDFNHDLLRYSTLRCGNLRKRLWLTMENPGYSIPSKLFSFVSISVVLASIATMCIHSMPEYQQEDEEGNVKDDSVLQNVEYFCISWFTFEVTARLLLAPNLRKFFKHPLNLIDIISVLPFYFTLLVDLTMGRDSELGNLGKVVQVFRLMRIFRVLKLARHSTGLRSLGATLKHSYREVGILLLYLAVGVSVFSGVAYTAEKEEDVGFDTIPACWWWGTVSMTTVGYGDVVPVTVAGKLAASGCILGGILVVALPITIIFNKFSHFYRRQKALEAAVRNSGKKEGEDSGNYPSQESEVLSEVYQRDDDLTRNILPVR; from the exons ATGGTCAACAAGACCTTAAACTATTGGGATCCCAATTTtgaggatgatgtcatcaacatCAATGTTGGGGGCCTGAGAAGAAGACTTAGCTCAAGTGCCCTTTCCAAATTCCCCGATACTCGGCTGGGGCGCTTGCTGTCTTGTGACTCTGAGGAGTCTATCCTGCAACTGTGTGATGACTATGACGTGAGCGCAAGGGAGTTCTACTTTGACCGAAATCCTGGCTTCTTTCTGTATGTACTCCATTTCTACCAGACTGGCAAGCTCCATGTTATGGAGGAATTGTGTGTCTTCTCCTTTTGCCAGGAGATTGAGTATTGGGGCATTAATGAGTTCTTCCTTGACTCATGCTGTAGCTACCGCTACCATGAGCGGAAACTGGAGAGTCGGCACCACAATTGGGATGAAGAAAGTGAGGTCAGCAGTGTGGACACCTCCCCGGATGAGATCTTGGATTTCAACCATGACCTGCTTCGTTACAGCACATTGCGCTGTGGCAATCTGCGCAAGCGACTTTGGCTCACCATGGAGAACCCAGGCTACTCCATCCCCAGTAAACTCTTCAGTTTTGTGTCCATCAGTGTTGTACTGGCTTCCATAGCAACCATGTGTATCCACAGCATGCCCGAGTACCAACAGGAGGACGAGGAGGGCAATGTGAAGGATGACTCTGTGTTGCAAAATGTGGAATACTTTTGCATCTCTTGGTTCACCTTTGAGGTGACCGCCCGTTTGCTGTTGGCGCCGAACCTGAGGAAGTTTTTTAAGCACCCCTTGAATCtcattgatattatttcagtgttGCCTTTCTACTTCACTCTTTTGGTGGATTTGACCATGGGGCGTGACTCAGAGCTAGGGAATTTGGGCAAGGTGGTGCAAGTGTTTCGTCTCATGAGGATTTTCCGGGTTTTGAAGCTGGCAAGACATTCAACAGGTCTGAGGTCTTTAGGAGCCACCTTAAAG CACAGCTACAGAGAAGTGGGAATCCTTCTCCTATATTTGGCTGTTGGGGTGTCTGTTTTCTCCGGAGTGGCCtacacagcagaaaaagaggaagatgttGGCTTTGACACCATCCCAGCCTGCTGGTGGTGGGGGACAGTTAGCATGACAACTGTAGGCTATGGAGACGTTGTGCCAGTGACTGTTGCTGGCAAGTTGGCGGCCTCTGGTTGCATCCTAGGTGGGATTTTGGTGGTGGCGCTGCCCATCACAATAATCTTCAACAAGTTCTCCCATTTCTATCGCAGGCAGAAAGCTCTTGAGGCTGCTGTGCGGAACAGTggcaagaaggaaggagaggactCAGGGAATTACCCAAGCCAGGAGTCGGAGGTTTTAAGTGAAGTCTACCAGAGAGATGATGATCTCACCAGAAATATCCTTCCAGTCCGTTAA